Sequence from the Christiangramia fulva genome:
GCAAAATTCAGAATATAATCTATCGAATTGTTTTCCAGTTCTTTTGCAAGTGCATTGTGGCCGATCACTTTATCGGCTCCCATTTTTTTACACCATGCAGTTGTTTCATCTCTTGATGCAGTGGCAACAACCTTAAAATTGGTCAGAGCTTTCAGTAATTGGATTGCTATAGATCCCACACCGCCTGCACCTCCAATGATGAGAATGGTTTTACCTTCACCATCACCTTCTTCAATCTTCATTCGGTCAAAAATACATTCCCAGGCTGTCAATCCGGTAAGAGGAATAGCGGCAATTTCTTCCCAGCTCTGATTTTCAGGAGATTTGGCAGCGATGCGTTCGTCTACTACCTGATATTCGGCATAACAACCGGGTTTGGTAAGATCACCGGCATAAAATAATTTATCGCCGGCAATAAAATGAGATACACCTTCGCCTACCTTTTCAACTATTCCGCAGGCATCCCAGCCAATTATCTTGGGTTCTTCAAGTTCTTTTTGTTTTGCTGCCGATTGTCTTACTTTATAATCCACGGGATTCACTGAAACAGCTTTTATTTTTATTAAAAGTTCATGTGGCCCGGGTTCAGGTTTTTCTGCTTTAAAATTAAAAAAGCTTTGAGGATCCTGGATAGGTAATGACTGAGTAAAACCAACTGCTTTCATATCTTGATTTTTTGAATGAAAATAGAAGGAAACAAAGGTATTTTAAAAGAGTCGGTCATAAATTTATGCTAAATTTCCTGCTGATTTGTAGGCACAGAAGCATAGCTTTAAATTTGATAAAAACCTGAATTATGAAAATAGGATTTATAGGTCTTGGAATAATGGGTAGCAGAATGGCCCGAAATCTTCAAAAAGCCGGATATGATTTAAAAGTCTATAACCGTACTAAAGAAAAGGCAAAGGAGTTACTTGAAAACGGTGCTAAATGGGCCAATTCACCCGCAGAAGCCGGTAAAGAAGTAGATATTCTCTTTACTATGCTCGAAAACCCCGATGTTGTTGAAAAACTGGCAACAGGAAAAGAGGGATTTTTAAGCTCCATGGCTGAGGGAAGTTTATGGATTGACAGCAGTACCGTAAATCCTTCCTTTAGCAAAAGAATGGCAGAAGCCGCGAAAGAGAAAAATATACGTTTTCTTGATGCTCCTGTTTCCGGTTCTAAAAAACCTGCTGAGGAGGCAGAGTTGTTATTTCTGGTGGGAGGTGAGCCTTCAGATTTTGATAAAGCAAAACCTCTTTTTCAGAAAATGGGAAAAGACGCTGTTCATATAGGGGAAAATGGAAAAGGTGCAGCCATGAAAATCATGATCAACCAGTTGCTCGGCCAAAGTATGCTTGCCTTTTCTGAAAGCCTTAATTTAGGAATGGCTATGGGGATCGATAAAAAAATGGGATTGGATATATTGCTGAAAACTCCCGTTACGGCACCTATTCTGGATGTTTTTCGCTACCGGATCGAAAACAACGATTACGAACCGAATTTTCCGCTAAAACACCTTCAAAAAGACCTTCATCTTTTCACTGAAACTGCTTACGAATTAGGCCAGCCGAGTCCGTTAACCAGCGCTGCCAAGGAAGTTTACGGTCTTGCGAAACATAAGAACATGGCTGATATGGATTTCGCTGCTGTTTTTAAATATTTGCATGAGAAAGAGTAAAAGGTAATCTGAATTTTTTCTGAAAAAGAAAAAGCTTAAGTTATTCACTTTTTGAGGTTATTGGTGGTTTGGATATATGCTTCCTGGATAGACGACACTTTTTCCATTATTTCCTCGCGAAGTTTTTTTACGAGGTCTTCCGCTTTTAATAAATCCATATCATCAGCCAGGTCTATTTCCACGATCAATAAGATTTTTTCTGGTCCTAAATGCATGGTTTGAGGCATGGAAAAACCTTTGACCTGCCTGTTTTCTTCTAAAATCTTTTCTACCGCCTTAATAACTTCAGGATAAGCGCTTTCACCTATTAATAATCCTTTACTCTCTCTGGCCAAAAAAGTTGCCACCAGTAAAAGAATAGCTCCAATAATGATAGAAGCGACCCCGTCTATATACGGATTTTGGGTTTGCTGAGTTAAGAAAACACCTAAAAGAGCTACCACCAAGCCGGCTACGGCGGCACTATCTTCAATAATCACCGCGAAAGAAGTTGGATCTTTACTTCTGATAATATTTTTGATGATATTGTTTGATTTCCGATCCCTTGTTTTATTGAAATTTCTGATAGCGATAAAAAGAGAAGTTCCTTCAAAAAGAATGGCTGCACCGAGAACCGCATAGTTCCACGCCGGATCTTTGAGAGGTTCAGGATGGGTTAGGTGATGTATTCCTTCATAGATCGCGAATCCTCCTCCAAGGGAGAAAATAAGAATACTTACCACAAAACTCCAGAAATATACTTCCTTTCCATAACCAAAGGGATGAAGTTTATCAGGCTTCTGCCTGGATTTTTTAATTCCCATTAACAGGAGAAGACCATTACCGGTATCTACAATAGAATGGATACCTTCAGCCAACATTGCTGAACTTCCTGTAAAGAAAGAGGCAATGAATTTGCTGGCAGCAATTAAAATGTTTGCGGCGATAGCAGCATAAATGGCGATATTCGATTTTCCTTCAGGCATTTCTTTTTTATGAATTTACAATTCTTCACTTCTTTAATAAAAGGTTTTTGATTTCTTTAATATTCTGGAATTGAGGAATAAGTTGAAAAATTAACCTGGTTGCAAGCTGAAACCATCCTAGAACCTTTGAGAGATGGTCCAATTTATAAGACAATACTAGACAAAATGAAGTTTCCTGTACAGGTAAAAAGAGAAAATGCTACATAATTTAAACACTTTAAAAATTTTACACACAAGTTAGAATTAAAGTTTTAACTATCTGATACATAATTGTTAAGCATGATGCACTAAGAATTTTAATCTTTGGTGAAATAAATCATTAATCATTTAAATTTTTAGTCATGAAAAAAGTCATCATTAGTTTGTTCCTCATCGGAGCGATTAGCCTGGGGCATTCACAAATCAAAAAAGAGATCGAACTCGAACCTGTAGATCTTACAGTAAAAATCATCCATCCTGAATATTTGAAGGAAGTACAAAAGAGCCTGGCACCTCAGGAAGCTATTAATCTTCAAAAGGCGATTGCCGCATTCGACGTTAAAAAAATGCCAGATTTTGATCAAAAGCTTTCTTTTTATGAAGTGATATTTAAATCAACCAAAGGCAGTGTAAACACTTTTTATGATGGTGAGGGCAAAATTCTTTACGCTCTGGGTAAATTTAAAAGTGTACCTCTTCCAAAAGAGATTATCAGAAAAGTCATTAGTGAAAATGACGGTTGGCGAATCATAGACAATAAATATCTTACTTCTTATGAAGGCCCTACGCAAAAGGCAAGTAATTTATACCGTATTTACATGAGTAATGGCAGCGAGAGAAAGAAGTTAAAAGTAAGCCTTTAAATAGTTTTTATCTGAAAGGTTTAGTTTGGAGAAAGCGCGGTGATTCCGCGCTTTCGTCATTTTGACACAGCTTAATATGAAATTATCTGAAAAATGAAGATGATCCCCGTATTGTCATTCATTTTAATTTAGTAAATTTCTAATTGTCATATATTTATAACCAAAAAGCAATGATGTCTGCTCGGGTTGGAAAAGACAAGGTTTTCATCCAGCGGTTAAAACAATTAATCCTGGAAAATCTTCAAAACGAACAATTTGGAGCAGAAGTTCTTGCGTCGCAGTATGGAATAAGCCGTTCTCAACTTCACCGCAAACTTAAAAAGTCCACAGGAAAATCTGTCACCCAGTTTATAAAAGAAATAAGGCTTCATGAAGCCTTTAAAATGCTTGTAAATGATGAATCTACAGTTTCAGAAATTGCTTATAAAGTAGGTTTTAGTAGTCCTACTTACTTCAATACCTGTTTCAAAGATTTATACGGATATCCGCCAGGGGAAGCAAAATTTAGATTCGAGATCCAGAACGATAATATGAAAGAATTTCCGAATACCGGGAAAAGGTCGGTACTTGGAAGAAATAAGAAAAATATTATTCTGGGGGCTTCTTTATTGATTATAATCATTTCTGCCATTCTAATTTCAAACCACAGCGTTTCCAGCCAGAAACCTCAATCAAACGAAAAATTCGGGGATAAAACAATAGCTCTTTTACCTCTCCAAATAGAAGGGGGAGATGAAAAACAGAAGAAACTTGGCACCGAAATGACGAGAGCCATCATTCAAAAACTTCAAAAAATAAATGCTATCGATAAGGTTTCTTCCTATAATGCGGTAATGGATTTTAACAATGGAAAACCTGATTTAACCAGC
This genomic interval carries:
- a CDS encoding zinc-binding alcohol dehydrogenase family protein — encoded protein: MKAVGFTQSLPIQDPQSFFNFKAEKPEPGPHELLIKIKAVSVNPVDYKVRQSAAKQKELEEPKIIGWDACGIVEKVGEGVSHFIAGDKLFYAGDLTKPGCYAEYQVVDERIAAKSPENQSWEEIAAIPLTGLTAWECIFDRMKIEEGDGEGKTILIIGGAGGVGSIAIQLLKALTNFKVVATASRDETTAWCKKMGADKVIGHNALAKELENNSIDYILNFADTSGYWQTMANLIKPQGGICAIVNTTEPVDINLLKNKSVSFHWELMFTRSRYQTADMEAQHKILASIAWLMENNKIKSTLHKKFEGLEAETFKKVHELQESGKSIGKNVIVY
- a CDS encoding NAD(P)-dependent oxidoreductase, with protein sequence MKIGFIGLGIMGSRMARNLQKAGYDLKVYNRTKEKAKELLENGAKWANSPAEAGKEVDILFTMLENPDVVEKLATGKEGFLSSMAEGSLWIDSSTVNPSFSKRMAEAAKEKNIRFLDAPVSGSKKPAEEAELLFLVGGEPSDFDKAKPLFQKMGKDAVHIGENGKGAAMKIMINQLLGQSMLAFSESLNLGMAMGIDKKMGLDILLKTPVTAPILDVFRYRIENNDYEPNFPLKHLQKDLHLFTETAYELGQPSPLTSAAKEVYGLAKHKNMADMDFAAVFKYLHEKE
- a CDS encoding cation diffusion facilitator family transporter — its product is MPEGKSNIAIYAAIAANILIAASKFIASFFTGSSAMLAEGIHSIVDTGNGLLLLMGIKKSRQKPDKLHPFGYGKEVYFWSFVVSILIFSLGGGFAIYEGIHHLTHPEPLKDPAWNYAVLGAAILFEGTSLFIAIRNFNKTRDRKSNNIIKNIIRSKDPTSFAVIIEDSAAVAGLVVALLGVFLTQQTQNPYIDGVASIIIGAILLLVATFLARESKGLLIGESAYPEVIKAVEKILEENRQVKGFSMPQTMHLGPEKILLIVEIDLADDMDLLKAEDLVKKLREEIMEKVSSIQEAYIQTTNNLKK